Proteins found in one Parcubacteria group bacterium genomic segment:
- a CDS encoding glycosyltransferase family 39 protein — MQKFLEKNYKLIVGLILAFIFIVSVLNAWWDTAIFDEDAHIPAGYSYLTMHDMRLNPEHPPLLKDLAAVPLLFMHLKFDTTQKFWTTDINGQWEAGHNLFWQEGNNPDLIIFWSRIPIVLLSLLFGLFIFKWGKELSGTLGGLLALTLYAFDPNILGHNHFVTTDLGIAGFMMISFYYFLKFIKEPTWKNVTIGGFFLAIVQLTKFSSIMLFPIFGLVAIIYPLTKKFDAFEKHPAFFKLKKLGEYLGKSLIAVAFSLLIVWLFYAFNTYKIPEEKLAETINYYFSPTDINIKNIYTNKVLLALNQNTLSRPLSAYFLGIAMVFKRVSGGNGAYFMGQVSGTAFPAYFPTVFALKEPLIMLIMMLSALLIAFWNNLKALIGRFKKSAENLPWLTAFRDYLRHNIDLLAMFFFILLYTYISITGNLNIGFRHLFPVLPFVYILTAKVLIDFCQKRPTASGKIVSLSTVFVFSALLIIETVTAYPFYMSYFNQIAGGPKNGYHFVTDSNADWGQDLKRLRIWINDYNSCAQVLCDPNQKVGCPSNCYSIAMPFPTPGIPIDKIRVDYFGGADIKYYIKDQYVMWYDSKRPLEAGWYAISTNFLEGSIYDKTKKDQDSYRWTQKLQPVYQVGTSILIYYVSPDDLKNLN; from the coding sequence ATGCAAAAATTCCTGGAAAAAAATTACAAACTAATCGTGGGACTGATTCTTGCCTTCATATTTATCGTCTCCGTGCTCAATGCCTGGTGGGACACAGCTATCTTTGATGAAGACGCCCACATCCCCGCCGGCTATTCTTATCTAACGATGCATGATATGCGCCTCAATCCGGAGCACCCACCACTTTTGAAAGACCTCGCGGCCGTACCGCTTCTGTTTATGCATCTGAAATTCGACACGACCCAGAAATTCTGGACCACCGACATCAATGGACAATGGGAAGCTGGTCATAATCTGTTTTGGCAAGAAGGCAATAATCCCGATCTGATCATATTTTGGTCACGCATCCCGATCGTGTTATTATCCCTCCTCTTCGGCCTGTTCATTTTCAAATGGGGCAAGGAACTCTCCGGAACATTGGGCGGACTTTTGGCACTCACGCTCTATGCCTTTGACCCCAATATTTTGGGCCATAACCACTTCGTCACGACTGACTTGGGCATTGCTGGATTTATGATGATTTCTTTCTACTACTTCTTGAAATTCATCAAAGAACCGACTTGGAAAAATGTTACGATTGGCGGTTTTTTCTTGGCTATAGTCCAGTTGACAAAATTCTCCTCCATCATGCTTTTTCCGATTTTTGGACTAGTAGCCATTATCTATCCGCTGACGAAAAAATTTGATGCTTTCGAAAAACATCCCGCCTTTTTCAAATTAAAAAAACTGGGAGAATACTTAGGCAAAAGCCTCATCGCTGTTGCTTTTTCCCTTCTTATCGTTTGGCTATTTTATGCTTTTAATACCTATAAAATACCGGAAGAAAAATTAGCCGAAACGATCAATTATTATTTCAGCCCGACCGATATCAATATCAAGAATATCTATACTAACAAAGTTCTATTAGCACTCAATCAGAACACACTTTCTCGCCCGCTCTCGGCCTATTTCCTCGGCATCGCCATGGTCTTCAAGAGAGTTTCCGGTGGCAACGGTGCCTACTTTATGGGCCAAGTTTCCGGCACTGCTTTTCCTGCCTATTTCCCTACAGTTTTCGCTCTCAAAGAACCACTCATTATGCTCATTATGATGCTTTCCGCTCTCCTGATCGCTTTTTGGAACAATCTCAAAGCCCTCATCGGACGCTTCAAGAAATCCGCCGAAAATTTGCCCTGGCTCACGGCTTTTCGCGATTATCTGCGCCACAACATTGACCTTCTGGCGATGTTCTTCTTTATCCTGCTCTATACATACATCAGCATCACCGGTAATCTCAATATCGGCTTTCGCCACCTCTTTCCTGTCTTGCCTTTCGTCTATATCCTAACCGCCAAAGTATTGATTGATTTTTGCCAAAAAAGACCGACCGCTTCCGGAAAAATAGTTTCCCTCTCGACTGTGTTTGTTTTTTCTGCGTTACTCATCATCGAAACCGTCACCGCCTACCCATTCTATATGTCCTACTTCAACCAGATCGCCGGCGGACCAAAAAACGGCTACCACTTCGTAACTGATTCCAATGCTGATTGGGGGCAGGACCTGAAAAGGCTGCGGATTTGGATCAATGATTATAATTCTTGCGCACAAGTTTTATGCGATCCTAACCAAAAAGTCGGTTGCCCATCAAATTGCTATTCGATCGCCATGCCATTTCCAACACCCGGAATTCCGATTGACAAAATCCGCGTCGACTATTTTGGCGGAGCGGATATTAAATATTACATCAAAGATCAATATGTGATGTGGTATGACTCCAAGCGCCCGCTGGAAGCCGGCTGGTACGCCATTTCGACTAATTTTCTCGAAGGCAGTATCTATGACAAAACAAAAAAGGACCAGGATAGTTATCGCTGGACCCAAAAATTGCAACCCGTCTATCAAGTCGGCACTTCTATCCTCATCTATTATGTCAGCCCGGATGATTTGAAAAATCTAAATTAG